A part of Helicobacter himalayensis genomic DNA contains:
- a CDS encoding 2-oxoglutarate synthase subunit alpha has translation MREVITGGNELVAQAALECGCSFFGGYPITPSSEVAHEMSVELPKRGGKFIQMEDEIAGISVALGAAMSGKKAMTATSGPGISLKSEQIGYGFMAEIPLVIVNVMRGGPSTGLPTRVSQGDVNQAKSPSHGDFCSIAIAVGNLSEAYTQTIRAFNLAEKYMTPVFLLLDETIGHMHARAQIPELSEIEIINRAEFKGDPKDYKPYGVEAGKPAVLNPFFKGYRYHVTGLHHGATGFPTEDEKLSQDLIDRLFAKIENSVDDIVKFEEYKLEDAEIALICYGSVSLSAKEAVNSLRKNGVKVGMFRPITLWPSPQKQLQALGKRINKILVVELNKGQYLGEIERILKREVAFFGKANGRSISPAEIINKIQEL, from the coding sequence ATGCGAGAGGTAATCACAGGGGGAAATGAGTTGGTGGCGCAAGCGGCACTTGAATGTGGGTGTAGTTTTTTTGGTGGCTACCCCATTACGCCTTCAAGCGAGGTAGCACACGAGATGAGTGTGGAGCTTCCTAAGAGGGGCGGGAAATTTATCCAAATGGAAGATGAAATTGCAGGCATTTCTGTTGCGCTTGGTGCGGCAATGAGCGGGAAGAAGGCAATGACAGCAACTTCAGGTCCGGGAATCTCATTAAAATCAGAGCAGATAGGTTATGGCTTTATGGCGGAAATCCCGCTTGTAATAGTTAATGTTATGCGTGGCGGTCCATCTACCGGGCTTCCTACAAGGGTTTCACAAGGCGATGTTAATCAAGCAAAAAGTCCAAGTCATGGTGATTTTTGCTCTATCGCCATAGCAGTTGGGAATCTCAGCGAGGCTTACACGCAGACAATTAGGGCATTTAATCTCGCCGAAAAATATATGACACCTGTATTCTTACTTCTTGATGAGACTATCGGACATATGCACGCGCGAGCGCAGATTCCGGAATTAAGTGAGATAGAGATTATCAATCGAGCAGAGTTTAAAGGCGATCCAAAGGACTACAAGCCCTATGGTGTAGAGGCTGGCAAGCCTGCGGTATTGAATCCATTTTTCAAAGGATATCGCTATCATGTTACAGGTTTGCATCACGGAGCGACAGGATTCCCAACAGAGGACGAGAAGCTCTCGCAAGACTTGATTGATAGGCTTTTTGCTAAGATTGAAAATAGTGTCGATGATATTGTAAAATTTGAAGAATACAAGCTAGAAGATGCAGAAATTGCGCTTATTTGTTATGGTTCTGTGTCTTTGTCAGCCAAAGAGGCGGTAAATTCTTTGCGCAAAAATGGCGTAAAAGTTGGAATGTTTCGTCCTATCACACTTTGGCCTAGTCCGCAAAAACAGCTTCAAGCACTCGGTAAAAGAATCAATAAGATTCTTGTTGTTGAGCTTAACAAGGGGCAGTATCTTGGGGAAATTGAACGTATTTTAAAACGCGAAGTGGCATTTTTTGGCAAGGCAAATGGTAGGAGTATTTCTCCTGCTGAAATTATTAACAAAATACAGGAGTTGTAG
- a CDS encoding glycosyltransferase, protein MRNSLPSLCVVVPCYNEEAIIKQTFLRLQTKLEYMVGKSIAPDSKLIFIDDGSKDKTWEMLVSFSSKKAKISYSLDINQIASIESKNNTIAPPPN, encoded by the coding sequence ATGAGAAATTCGTTACCTAGTTTATGCGTAGTTGTGCCGTGTTATAACGAAGAGGCGATTATTAAGCAGACATTTTTGCGACTTCAAACAAAACTAGAATATATGGTTGGTAAGAGTATCGCACCAGATTCTAAGCTTATTTTTATTGATGATGGTAGTAAGGATAAAACTTGGGAAATGTTGGTGAGTTTTTCTAGTAAAAAAGCAAAAATATCATATTCATTGGATATAAATCAAATAGCTAGCATAGAATCTAAAAATAATACTATTGCCCCCCCCCCTAATTAG
- a CDS encoding glycosyltransferase encodes MPPPLISHLNTNKIEVVSIRLSRNYGHQNALLAGLEYARDKCDCVISIDGDLQQDCEKFDEFVAKFVAGADIVLGVREDRRSDSVFKKYSALGFYAFMQALGVNLVTNHADYRLLSKRALEALKSYDERNLFLRALVLDLGFRLDFVKFSVKEREAGESKYSLAKMLSFAWNGVTSFSIKPLRLISMLGMVFFVFFAGFGLYALFMRLFTTQTISGWTSIVIVLCFFSAVQLLSLGIIGEYLGKMYKELKHRPRFIVEEVV; translated from the coding sequence TTGCCCCCCCCCCTAATTAGTCATCTCAATACCAACAAAATAGAAGTTGTATCTATAAGGCTTTCCAGAAATTATGGACATCAAAACGCGCTTTTGGCTGGATTAGAATATGCAAGGGACAAATGCGATTGTGTGATAAGTATAGATGGCGATTTGCAGCAAGATTGTGAGAAATTTGATGAGTTTGTGGCAAAATTTGTGGCTGGGGCGGATATTGTGCTTGGCGTGAGAGAGGATAGGCGGAGTGATTCTGTATTTAAAAAATACAGCGCGCTTGGATTTTATGCGTTTATGCAAGCACTTGGTGTGAATCTGGTGACAAATCACGCCGATTATCGACTTTTGAGTAAAAGGGCGCTAGAGGCACTTAAATCCTATGATGAGCGGAATCTGTTTTTGCGTGCTTTAGTGTTAGATTTGGGATTTAGGTTAGATTTTGTGAAATTCAGTGTCAAGGAGCGCGAGGCTGGAGAGTCTAAATATAGTCTTGCCAAAATGCTTTCTTTTGCATGGAATGGTGTTACTAGCTTTTCTATCAAACCTTTACGATTGATAAGTATGCTTGGTATGGTGTTTTTTGTGTTTTTTGCTGGCTTTGGGCTTTATGCCCTTTTTATGAGGCTTTTTACCACGCAGACTATTTCGGGTTGGACGTCTATTGTGATTGTGCTATGCTTTTTTAGCGCGGTGCAGTTACTTAGTCTTGGGATTATTGGAGAGTATCTTGGTAAAATGTATAAAGAGTTAAAACATCGTCCAAGGTTCATAGTAGAAGAGGTGGTATAG
- a CDS encoding 2-oxoglutarate ferredoxin oxidoreductase subunit beta, translating into MAFNYEEYLRMDKMPTLWCWGCGDGVVLKAVIRAIDTLGWKMDDVCIVSGIGCSGRFSSYVNCNTVHTTHGRTLAYATGIKLANPDKKVIVISGDGDSMAIGGNHTIHACRRNIDINLVLINNFIYGLTNSQTSPTTPKDFWTVTAQYGNVDPSFDPCSVAVSAGASFVGRESVLSPKKLEKLLVEGFGHNGFSFFDIHSNCHINLGRKNKMGEATRMLQWIESRLVSKAKFDALSDEEKIDKFPTGVLKHDTNRIEYCKAYDEVIKRAQAKGGK; encoded by the coding sequence ATGGCATTTAATTACGAAGAATATCTACGAATGGATAAAATGCCCACACTTTGGTGCTGGGGCTGTGGCGATGGCGTGGTGCTTAAGGCTGTGATTAGGGCTATTGATACTCTTGGTTGGAAAATGGATGATGTGTGCATTGTGAGTGGGATTGGTTGTAGTGGGAGATTCTCTTCTTATGTCAATTGCAACACTGTGCATACTACGCACGGGCGCACACTCGCCTACGCTACGGGCATAAAGCTTGCAAATCCAGATAAAAAGGTGATTGTTATCTCTGGAGATGGCGATTCTATGGCTATTGGGGGGAATCACACAATTCATGCATGTCGCAGGAATATTGATATTAATCTCGTGCTTATCAATAACTTCATCTATGGACTTACAAACTCTCAAACTTCACCCACAACGCCAAAAGACTTTTGGACTGTGACAGCGCAATATGGCAATGTCGATCCTAGTTTTGACCCTTGCTCTGTGGCTGTATCAGCGGGCGCGAGTTTTGTAGGGCGTGAAAGCGTGCTAAGTCCCAAAAAGCTTGAAAAGCTCTTAGTAGAGGGCTTTGGCCATAATGGTTTTAGTTTCTTTGATATTCATAGCAACTGCCATATTAACCTTGGGCGTAAAAATAAAATGGGCGAAGCTACGCGAATGTTGCAATGGATAGAATCCAGACTCGTTTCTAAAGCGAAATTTGATGCGCTAAGCGATGAGGAAAAAATCGATAAATTTCCAACAGGCGTGCTAAAGCACGATACAAATCGGATAGAGTATTGCAAGGCATATGATGAGGTGATTAAAAGAGCGCAAGCTAAGGGAGGGAAGTAA
- the msrB gene encoding peptide-methionine (R)-S-oxide reductase MsrB has protein sequence MQKIYIISLFILFCAVQAFGAQNLAQNQSHAQENPKEKAMESIQIFKTIYLAGGCFWGLEAYMKKIYGVQSVEVGYANGKTQETSYQMLYASDHAESVKVVYDSTKLPLERLLKYYFKVIDPTSINKQGNDRGRQYRTGIYYLPESTEDEPIARAALDSLQGKYKEKIQVELKPLKNYVRAEEYHQNYLAKNPGGYCHIDLNKAREPIIEAKDYPKPSDSELKARLSALQYSVTQKKNTERAFSNEYWDNHARGIYVDIVSGEPLFSSSDKYDSGCGWPSFTKPIAREVVSFEEDRSYNMIRTEVLSRAAKSHLGHVFDDGPREKGGLRYCINSASIRFVPLESMEKEGYGYLIEFVR, from the coding sequence ATGCAAAAAATTTATATAATTTCTCTGTTTATTTTATTTTGCGCAGTGCAGGCTTTTGGTGCGCAGAATCTAGCACAGAATCAATCACACGCTCAAGAAAATCCGAAGGAGAAAGCTATGGAATCTATCCAAATTTTTAAGACAATTTATCTTGCTGGCGGGTGTTTTTGGGGATTAGAAGCATATATGAAAAAAATCTATGGTGTGCAAAGTGTCGAGGTGGGCTATGCTAATGGAAAGACGCAGGAGACGAGCTATCAGATGTTATATGCGAGCGATCACGCCGAAAGTGTGAAAGTGGTGTATGATAGCACGAAACTCCCGTTAGAGCGACTTTTGAAGTATTATTTCAAAGTGATAGACCCAACGAGCATTAACAAGCAGGGCAATGATCGCGGGCGTCAATATCGCACCGGAATCTACTATTTGCCAGAATCCACAGAAGATGAGCCAATCGCGCGTGCGGCGCTAGATTCCCTACAAGGCAAGTATAAAGAAAAAATCCAAGTCGAGCTTAAGCCACTAAAAAACTATGTGAGAGCAGAGGAATATCATCAAAACTATTTGGCGAAAAATCCCGGTGGGTATTGCCATATCGACTTAAACAAGGCGCGCGAGCCAATCATCGAGGCAAAGGATTATCCAAAGCCTAGCGATTCTGAACTCAAAGCGCGTTTAAGCGCCCTGCAATATAGTGTAACGCAAAAGAAAAACACTGAGCGCGCCTTTAGCAACGAGTATTGGGACAATCACGCGCGCGGAATCTATGTGGATATTGTGAGTGGTGAGCCACTTTTTAGCTCAAGTGATAAGTATGATTCTGGTTGTGGATGGCCAAGCTTCACAAAACCCATTGCAAGGGAAGTTGTGAGTTTTGAAGAGGATAGGAGCTACAATATGATACGCACAGAGGTGCTTTCACGCGCTGCAAAGTCGCATTTGGGGCATGTGTTTGATGACGGACCGAGGGAAAAGGGCGGGTTGCGTTATTGTATTAATAGCGCGTCAATCCGCTTCGTGCCTTTAGAATCTATGGAAAAAGAGGGTTATGGATATTTGATAGAGTTTGTGCGTTAG
- a CDS encoding 2-oxoacid:acceptor oxidoreductase family protein translates to MEHQLRFTGVGGQGVLLAGEILAEAKIKDKGYGVKAATYTSQVRGGPTKVDILLDSEEILYPYASEGEIDFMLSTAQVSYDSFKNGVKKGNIIVVEPNLVKPSEEDRKNYRIYEIPIISIAKEEVGNVVTQSVVALAITVTMTKCVDREIVFETMLEKVPDKVKEVNKKAFLLGEKYAKEALEG, encoded by the coding sequence ATGGAGCATCAGCTACGATTTACAGGTGTCGGCGGGCAGGGCGTTTTGCTCGCAGGTGAGATTCTCGCGGAGGCAAAAATCAAAGACAAAGGCTATGGCGTGAAAGCCGCTACTTATACAAGTCAAGTGCGTGGCGGACCGACGAAGGTGGATATTTTGCTTGATAGCGAGGAGATTTTGTATCCTTATGCGAGTGAGGGCGAAATTGATTTTATGCTTTCCACTGCACAGGTGAGTTATGATTCTTTCAAAAATGGTGTGAAAAAGGGCAATATTATTGTCGTAGAGCCAAACCTCGTAAAGCCTAGTGAAGAAGATAGGAAAAATTATAGAATCTATGAGATTCCAATCATTAGTATTGCAAAAGAGGAAGTGGGAAATGTCGTAACGCAATCAGTTGTGGCACTTGCAATTACCGTTACAATGACAAAGTGCGTGGATAGGGAAATCGTCTTTGAAACAATGCTAGAAAAAGTCCCAGACAAAGTAAAAGAAGTCAATAAAAAGGCGTTTTTGTTAGGTGAAAAATACGCCAAAGAGGCGCTAGAAGGCTAG
- a CDS encoding iron-sulfur cluster assembly scaffold protein, translated as MAKNDLLGGALWDAYSQKVSDRMDNPTHLGVLTQKDADAKGAKLIVADYGAESCGDAVRLYWLVDSEDRIIDAKFKSFGCGTAIASSDMMVELCLGKKVQDAVKITNLDVEYALRDDPDTPAVPGQKMHCSVMAYDVIKKAAGMYLGKSEEDFEDEIIVCECARVSLSTIKEVIRLNDLKSVEEITNYTKAGAFCKSCVKPGGHEKREYYLVDILAQVRAEMESEKLKENVAKSAQGTLAFKEMTMVQRAKVVDSLIDEKVRPMLMMDGGNMEILDIKDSSDGHVDIYIRYLGACSGCASGATGTLYAIENILQENLDPSIRVFPI; from the coding sequence ATGGCAAAAAATGATTTATTAGGTGGGGCGTTGTGGGATGCATATAGCCAAAAAGTAAGTGACAGAATGGATAATCCAACGCATTTGGGTGTTTTGACGCAAAAAGACGCTGATGCAAAGGGCGCAAAACTCATCGTGGCAGATTATGGCGCAGAATCTTGTGGTGATGCGGTAAGGCTGTATTGGTTGGTGGATTCTGAGGATAGAATTATTGACGCGAAATTTAAGAGTTTTGGCTGTGGGACGGCGATTGCAAGTAGTGATATGATGGTGGAGCTCTGCCTTGGTAAAAAGGTGCAAGACGCGGTAAAAATCACAAATCTTGATGTCGAATATGCCTTGCGTGATGATCCGGATACGCCCGCAGTACCCGGACAAAAGATGCACTGCTCGGTGATGGCGTATGATGTGATTAAAAAAGCCGCGGGAATGTATCTAGGCAAAAGCGAAGAGGATTTTGAAGATGAAATCATCGTGTGTGAGTGCGCGCGCGTGAGCCTTTCAACGATTAAGGAAGTGATAAGGTTAAACGATTTGAAAAGCGTGGAAGAAATCACAAACTACACCAAAGCAGGCGCGTTTTGTAAAAGCTGTGTAAAACCCGGCGGACACGAAAAGAGAGAATATTATTTGGTGGATATTTTAGCTCAAGTGCGCGCTGAAATGGAATCTGAAAAATTGAAAGAAAATGTCGCTAAAAGTGCGCAGGGTACGCTTGCGTTTAAAGAAATGACAATGGTGCAGAGGGCAAAAGTGGTGGATTCTCTTATTGATGAGAAAGTGCGCCCAATGCTTATGATGGACGGCGGAAATATGGAGATTTTGGATATTAAAGATTCTAGTGATGGGCATGTGGATATTTATATCCGCTATCTTGGGGCGTGCAGTGGGTGCGCGAGTGGCGCGACAGGCACGCTTTATGCGATTGAGAATATTTTGCAGGAAAACCTTGACCCAAGCATAAGAGTGTTTCCGATATAA
- a CDS encoding EpsG family protein: MVKLKNMDFSNARLHFAFEGLIALIPYLILPFSAPVAFFTAIFLLLILSFFSPGRFARVALGICIVIGGGVCYCDCNLCHSDLQNYYNTFINLSNGNLDALFDYGKGVEFLLPLYWSIWSLLFGQISSVQFNILNAITEGTLLLIWIEKYGAQRYSRQELSVCIALLFLFYGFFELGWLMRQGYSSIFLLFALSARTRFQSFVFLALAFFCHTSAILFFPLFVLIRKFPALGIFMVIILAVMFVLGHFFPFLYSYATFLPEFFSQKLVFYEEGGGGEAGFPISIFIFNLVLLVFSILYFQKIDIEWRWIIILCGPIFFLSGIVISLHFFGRIGMLYYWVALGFFFFLVLRNSHVALYLWSFAVFVNKIRIYTLFRENGPNGTPVNVYGITGDWFYFLLQ; this comes from the coding sequence ATGGTAAAGCTTAAAAATATGGATTTTTCAAATGCACGTTTGCACTTTGCGTTTGAAGGCTTGATTGCGCTTATTCCTTATCTTATTTTACCTTTTAGCGCACCGGTTGCGTTTTTTACTGCAATATTTTTATTACTCATTCTTTCTTTTTTCTCACCCGGTAGATTTGCCCGAGTAGCACTTGGAATCTGTATAGTGATAGGGGGGGGGGTATGCTATTGTGATTGCAATCTTTGTCACTCAGATTTACAGAACTACTACAACACTTTTATCAATCTGAGTAATGGTAACTTAGATGCACTCTTTGATTACGGCAAGGGCGTTGAGTTTTTATTACCACTTTATTGGAGTATTTGGTCGTTACTTTTTGGTCAGATAAGTAGTGTTCAGTTTAACATTTTAAATGCTATCACAGAAGGCACACTTTTATTGATATGGATTGAAAAGTATGGCGCGCAAAGATATAGCAGGCAAGAGCTTAGCGTGTGCATAGCGCTTCTATTTTTATTTTATGGATTCTTTGAGCTTGGGTGGCTTATGCGACAGGGATATTCAAGCATATTTCTTTTGTTTGCGCTTAGTGCTAGAACGCGATTTCAATCTTTTGTATTTCTTGCGCTTGCGTTTTTTTGTCATACAAGTGCGATTTTGTTTTTCCCACTTTTTGTTCTTATCCGCAAGTTTCCTGCATTAGGTATTTTTATGGTAATTATCTTGGCAGTTATGTTTGTCTTAGGACATTTCTTTCCATTTTTGTATTCTTACGCGACTTTTTTGCCTGAATTTTTCTCACAAAAGCTTGTATTTTATGAAGAGGGTGGAGGAGGAGAGGCTGGATTTCCTATTAGCATATTTATTTTTAACCTTGTCCTACTTGTCTTTAGTATTTTATATTTTCAAAAGATAGATATTGAATGGCGATGGATTATTATCCTTTGTGGTCCAATCTTTTTCCTAAGTGGGATTGTGATTTCATTGCACTTTTTTGGACGCATAGGTATGCTCTATTATTGGGTGGCACTTGGATTTTTCTTTTTTCTTGTATTGCGTAACTCACATGTGGCACTTTATCTTTGGAGCTTTGCTGTTTTTGTGAATAAAATTCGCATATATACGCTTTTTCGTGAAAATGGACCAAATGGCACGCCTGTGAATGTATATGGAATCACTGGCGACTGGTTTTATTTTCTCTTGCAGTAG
- a CDS encoding EpsG family protein yields the protein MDFSNARLHFAFEGLIALIPYLILPFSAPVAFFTAIFLLLILSFFSPGRFARVALGICIVIGGAVAQGDTTECVVDLLNYYDTYRKLVAGDWGGALFDYGKGVEILLPLFWSLLAYCLGDISCVSFSILNTVGAMLLLLVWLQRYGTKGYSNQEASICIALVFLMIDYFLPHWLIRQFFSSIFLLFALSTHNRFKIFFFLLLAFLCHTSAIVFFILFYMIRNYPKISVLVVVFLIALFVGRNFLLLIFSYSSLFPDFLSHKVAYYEGLSSSFNVTSLRYGIYTFLLVGFGIFYFHKIDFQWRWIIVLCAPLLLSSVFVADNMFIRLGLLYYYVILGFLFFLVLRPNIVILYAWSFVIFFDKIRTYITGRIENKVNFYPITGDWFYFLLQ from the coding sequence ATGGATTTTTCAAATGCACGTTTGCACTTTGCGTTTGAAGGCTTGATTGCGCTTATTCCTTATCTTATTTTACCTTTTAGCGCACCGGTTGCGTTTTTTACTGCAATATTTTTATTACTCATTCTTTCTTTTTTCTCACCCGGTAGATTTGCCCGAGTAGCACTTGGAATCTGTATAGTGATAGGGGGAGCAGTTGCACAAGGCGACACCACAGAGTGTGTTGTAGATTTACTTAATTATTACGACACTTATCGAAAACTTGTTGCTGGTGATTGGGGGGGGGCATTATTTGATTATGGCAAAGGCGTAGAAATCCTTTTACCGCTTTTTTGGAGTCTGTTGGCATATTGTCTTGGTGATATAAGTTGTGTAAGTTTCAGCATATTAAATACCGTTGGAGCAATGCTTTTACTTCTTGTGTGGTTACAGAGGTATGGCACAAAAGGCTATAGCAATCAAGAAGCAAGTATTTGTATTGCTTTAGTTTTTTTGATGATTGATTATTTTTTGCCACATTGGCTAATAAGACAATTTTTTTCAAGTATATTTTTATTGTTTGCTTTAAGCACGCATAATAGATTTAAAATATTTTTCTTCCTTTTACTTGCTTTTTTGTGTCATACAAGCGCAATTGTATTTTTTATACTTTTTTATATGATAAGAAACTATCCTAAAATAAGTGTTTTGGTGGTAGTATTTTTAATTGCGTTGTTTGTGGGTAGGAATTTTTTATTATTAATTTTTTCTTATAGCTCATTATTTCCGGATTTTTTATCACACAAAGTTGCTTATTATGAGGGATTATCCAGTTCTTTTAATGTTACAAGTCTAAGATATGGTATATATACATTTTTGCTCGTGGGTTTTGGTATTTTTTATTTTCATAAGATTGATTTTCAATGGAGATGGATTATAGTTTTATGCGCTCCACTTTTATTATCTAGTGTTTTTGTTGCGGACAATATGTTTATTCGATTGGGCTTATTGTATTACTATGTGATTCTTGGCTTTTTGTTTTTTCTTGTATTGCGTCCAAATATTGTGATACTTTATGCTTGGAGTTTTGTAATATTTTTTGACAAAATTCGCACATATATTACTGGACGTATTGAAAATAAGGTGAATTTCTACCCTATTACTGGTGACTGGTTTTATTTTCTCTTGCAGTAG
- a CDS encoding 4Fe-4S binding protein: MGLKQAPENVPVWIDESRCKACDICVSLCPSGVLGMQKDEHKILGKIISVTHPESCIGCYECELHCPDFAIFVASKDEFKFAKLTAESKARAQMVKENKFMVLE; the protein is encoded by the coding sequence ATGGGGCTAAAGCAAGCACCGGAGAATGTTCCGGTTTGGATTGATGAATCAAGGTGTAAGGCGTGCGATATTTGCGTTTCGCTCTGTCCGAGTGGTGTGCTTGGTATGCAAAAAGATGAGCATAAGATTCTGGGGAAAATCATTTCTGTGACACACCCTGAAAGTTGCATTGGGTGCTATGAATGCGAGTTGCATTGCCCGGATTTTGCGATATTTGTCGCGAGCAAAGATGAATTTAAATTTGCAAAACTCACAGCAGAATCTAAGGCACGCGCGCAAATGGTGAAAGAAAATAAATTTATGGTGCTAGAATAG